The following proteins are encoded in a genomic region of Sesamum indicum cultivar Zhongzhi No. 13 linkage group LG8, S_indicum_v1.0, whole genome shotgun sequence:
- the LOC105169553 gene encoding B3 domain-containing protein At3g19184 isoform X1, which produces MVVAKKSAYEASRQKRLEENKKRMEELNLNKLAQALRTPSPSPMKKVKPKVPKMPLDPSAIRRSSRVADLPPRSYKEVPIEPMGKPRSYQRRDLLNRVYASYEDRQYAIQRAQELQSGLDQDIPSFVKPMLQSHVTGGFWLGLPVQFCKTHLPSRDVIINLVDEQGEESPTKYLALKTGLSGGWRGFAIDHELVDGDTAVFQLVEPTTFKVYIIRVNEPGESSN; this is translated from the exons atggtgGTGGCGAAGAAATCAGCGTACGAAGCGAGCAGGCAGAAGAGGCTGGAGGAGAACAAGAAGAGAATGGAAGAACTCAATCTCAACAAGCTTGCTCAAGCTCTACGCACTCCCAGCCCTTCACCT ATGAAGAAGGTGAAGCCGAAGGTTCCGAAAATGCCTCTGGACCCCTCTGCCATCCGGCGGTCGAGTCGGGTTGCGGATTTGCCTCCCCGCAGCTACAAAGAA GTTCCAATTGAACCTATGGGGAAGCCAAGGAG TTATCAAAGAAGGGATTTGTTGAACAGAGTGTACGCCTCATATGAAGATAGGCAGTATGCTATACAGCGGGCCCAGGAACTCCAATCAGGTTTAGATCAAGATATTCCGAGCTTTGTAAAGCCCATGCTTCAATCACATGTTACTGGTGGATTTTGGCTG GGTCTTCCAGTCCAGTTTTGCAAGACACATCTTCCAAGTCGTGatgtaattatcaatttaGTTGATGAGCAAGGAGAAGAATCTCCAACAAAGTATCTTGCTTTGAAGACGGGTCTGAGTGGCGGGTGGAGAGGCTTTGCCATTGATCATGAGCTAGTTGATGGGGACACCGCCGTTTTTCAGTTAGTTGAACCAACAACCTTCAAG GTTTACATCATAAGGGTAAATGAACCTGGAGAAAGCAGCAACTga
- the LOC105169553 gene encoding B3 domain-containing protein At3g19184 isoform X2 has translation MVVAKKSAYEASRQKRLEENKKRMEELNLNKLAQALRTPSPSPKVKPKVPKMPLDPSAIRRSSRVADLPPRSYKEVPIEPMGKPRSYQRRDLLNRVYASYEDRQYAIQRAQELQSGLDQDIPSFVKPMLQSHVTGGFWLGLPVQFCKTHLPSRDVIINLVDEQGEESPTKYLALKTGLSGGWRGFAIDHELVDGDTAVFQLVEPTTFKVYIIRVNEPGESSN, from the exons atggtgGTGGCGAAGAAATCAGCGTACGAAGCGAGCAGGCAGAAGAGGCTGGAGGAGAACAAGAAGAGAATGGAAGAACTCAATCTCAACAAGCTTGCTCAAGCTCTACGCACTCCCAGCCCTTCACCT AAGGTGAAGCCGAAGGTTCCGAAAATGCCTCTGGACCCCTCTGCCATCCGGCGGTCGAGTCGGGTTGCGGATTTGCCTCCCCGCAGCTACAAAGAA GTTCCAATTGAACCTATGGGGAAGCCAAGGAG TTATCAAAGAAGGGATTTGTTGAACAGAGTGTACGCCTCATATGAAGATAGGCAGTATGCTATACAGCGGGCCCAGGAACTCCAATCAGGTTTAGATCAAGATATTCCGAGCTTTGTAAAGCCCATGCTTCAATCACATGTTACTGGTGGATTTTGGCTG GGTCTTCCAGTCCAGTTTTGCAAGACACATCTTCCAAGTCGTGatgtaattatcaatttaGTTGATGAGCAAGGAGAAGAATCTCCAACAAAGTATCTTGCTTTGAAGACGGGTCTGAGTGGCGGGTGGAGAGGCTTTGCCATTGATCATGAGCTAGTTGATGGGGACACCGCCGTTTTTCAGTTAGTTGAACCAACAACCTTCAAG GTTTACATCATAAGGGTAAATGAACCTGGAGAAAGCAGCAACTga